A region of the Methyloprofundus sedimenti genome:
TTTTTTGCATAAGTGTATTAACTGATTCTTGCTTTCTTTATTTATTAACTGCAGGACTAGCCCTAGAAATAGCAGGAAAATCAGCTCTTGGTAACCTATCACGCTTGAATTTCCATTACTGCCTAAATAGTGTTGAAAAAATTCAATATGCAGGCCATCAGCTGATGCTAGAAGGTAGAGCGTTCCGGCGATAGTGTAAAGCAAATACATGAAGTTCGAATGTACAGAAATGCCAACGATACAGATTGCCAGGTATTGATTGGCTATAGCTGATGAAAACACAAGCAATGAGATAGTATATAAATATAGACTATCAAGTGGCTTTTTACTGCGTAAGACCAGCCCAAGCAGTGTTAGTGTGCCCAAAAATAGCAAGAATACCGGAATTTTATCGACGATAACACCAGGGGCACTCCCAAACCAGAAAGGCGCATTGGAAAAAGAGCGATACAGAAAGACATGATTCAATATACCATCAGCACCTTCGGGCAGGAAAGGCAGAAAGGTCGCTAAAAAGAATGTATAGGGGATGCATATAGTCAGTAGCTTATCGCGCCAGCGGTTATTTTTAAATGCCAGCCAGAGCGGAAACAGAAACAGTATGTGTTTTATGGACAGAGATAACCCCAGCAGGACTAATCCCGCTAAAGTGCTGTAGCTAAGATGGTTCTCATTGTGGTCAATTGTTTTAACACTCAGCAGTGCGATGAAAATAGCCAGATTTTCGAACTGGCTGTGATAACCGGTAATAATAATTGCAATGGGGTTCAGGAAAAATAGCGTTGCGATTTTAAGTCCATACCAGCGATAAAGGCAAGTGGCTATGGCAATATCAGTCAGACTTAAAAAAGAGGTTACTTTCCAGCGTAAACTGAGTAGCGGATCAGAGGCAGGGAAAGGGAGATAATCCAGAAATGACAGGATATAAAACCAGACTGGCCCATAATTGTAACGTTGGGTTTCTGCGTAGACGTTGCCTCCACCAGCGGCAATATCAGCCACAATTCTATAGGAGGTTATATCAAAGTTATAACCTCTTTGGGCGATAGCTAAGCGCAGTACCGTGCCCAGAGTAATGACTAATATAAACCAGACAAAACCGGGGATGGTGTTATCAGAAGAATATTTGGTAAGTAATTTTCTCATATTTTGAATAGCTAAAGCTCTTGCACGCCTGTTTATCAATTTTATCGTTCCCATGCTCCAGCGTGGGAATGCATCTTGTGACGCTTTGCGTCACGGAACGCTGAGTGAGCGTTCGCGTATGAATTCCCACGGAGACCGTGGGGTACTATAAGATAGGATGCGTTTCGTGCCTCAATACACCCTATACTTTCAGATTTAATTAATCTTTATTTCTGAATGATGATCTTTGTTGCTAGACGCTTGCCTATACTGCGTCCTTCGCGTATCGCATAATTAGTGCCTCGGTCTTCCGGGTATATTTGCGCCATCGAGCATAAATATAAACCTGGTACAGGACCTTCATGTGACGGAATTATCTGACTATAATTTTTTTCTACCACGGGTTGTGACCAGCGTGCTTTCCATACATGGTGTGCTAGAATCCAGTCACGCTGCAAAGCAGGAAACATTTTCTGTAAATAAGGCAGTGCGTAATCAAGTACTTCATCAGCCGTCATTTGATACAGTGCGTCAGTATGGGGCAGATATTTTGACAGATAAACGATATGTCTCCCTGCATAGGTCTCCGGTCGTTCAAAATTAGTATGCTCAATAACACCGACAAAAGGGAAGCTGGGGTCGTTAACATTAAGCCAGTAAGTATTGGATAGTAAGTGTTTCAGTTCCAGAACCAGGCATACATTTGCCAGATAATTGATGCGCCGCAGGCTTGCAAGATAATCGGAGTCAGCCCAGCCCTGAATCATGTCGGCTACTAGAGGAAGGGCAGTAGTGACTAATACATGATCTACTGTGTATGTGCCGCTAGAAGATGTTATTTGCCATTGCTTAGCGACCGGGTGAATTGCAGAGACTTTTGAGCGGGTTGATACTAGTCCTCCCTGAGCCTGAATGTTTACGGCTAAAGCCTCGGCAAGTGCAACAAAGCCGCCTTTGAAATAAGCCAGGCGTTCCTCGCCGCCCTTGCCACGGCTACCACCTCTTAGTTTTAATTTATTCCAGAACCAGACGGCTGAGATTTCCTCTGCTACAGGACCAAACTTGCCTTTAAGTAGCGGTTCCCAGACTATTCGATAAACATTTTCACCGCCCAGCTCTTTAAGCCACTCTGCCGCTGTTTTATCTTCCAGTTCCTGCCAGTTTTTAACTCGCCGTGCGCGTAGTGCAAGTAATCCCAGACGAATACGATCCAGGAAAGGCAAAGGCGTAAAATTAAGTAAATCCCAGGGGGTGGATAATTTGAAAAAGTTATTGGCATAATAAACACCGGTATTGGTAGCATTTATACTTACATTTTCTTTTAGGCCTAATTCATCAATCAGCTGCATAACATGCTGGTCATTGGTAAACCAGTGATGGTAGAAACGATCGAGTTTTTCTCCTTGCACATCAAACGCTGAGGCAAGTCCGCCAATTTCAGCTTCGCTTTCATGAACGCTTACTTGAATGCCCTGTTTAGTGAGTTCATAGGCTGCTGCAAGGCCTGTAAATCCGCCACCGATAATGGCGACATGAGGCTGAGTATTAAGTGTCATATTCATTCTTTATACGTGGTTTCTGAATGTTATTAGCCAGTAGGTATAGGCCTCCAGTGAGTGTTGGAGGCAGCCACAACAGTGCGTGGACTAATAATGCATAGGCAGTCGATGCCGCCGTTGTATTGCCCAGGCTAGTCATGGCCTTAATGGTGAAATAGTCAAAGGTGCCGATATAGCCGGGGGTGCCGGGAATGAGTGTGGCAAGAGTTCCTACAGGTAAGGCTAGCCAGGCTGCCTGAGTTAATTCAATAGCGGGTAGTAATGCCATTGCCACACACCAGAAAAGCATACCTTCTGACAGCCAGGCTGCACATGACCAGAGTATTAATTTCAGCATGGTGCCTTTTTTTGCAAGGTGTAGCAATGTGTTCAAGCCTTTATTGATTTCAACCGCTAATTTATAGCCAAAACCGGGGGATAGTTTAATTATAATGCGATTTAGCACCCGTATTAGCGGGGTAAATAGACGGGGAAAAAGTAACACCAGGATAATGAGTAAGGATAATGATATTAACATCATGCTACCCACACCGGCAAAGCGTTCAAAGTCTAGATGAAACATCGTCAGCGCAGCACCCAGCATAAGTAGAACCATCAGTAAATCCAGCAGGCGCTCGACAAAAAGAGAGGCCAAAACGATGCCGGAACTGGTTTTTAGCTGACGATTAAAGGCAAAAGCCCGCATTACATCTCCGGAACGAAAGGGTAAGACATTATTGACAGCAAAACTTGCTAACAGTGGTCCGGCACAATTTTTAAAGCTTAGCGTGGGGGAATCTTGCAGCAGCATTTTGCGCCATCGGGCAATGCGGCAGGCATATCCGCAGCAGAATGCGACTAGCGCAGCAAAGATCCATTCTGGATTTGTATTAGCCAAAACACTGCTTAACTCAGCAAAATTAACTTGCTTTGCAATTAACCAGATAAAAAATGAAGCAAATACCAGACCTAAAGTAATTCGGGCCATTTGAGTCGCTTTCATTTACGCTTCACGATAGGGCTGTGAGAATTTACAGGCTCTTCATTAGAAAACCCAAGATATTCCTTGACGATATATAAAGGGCGCTGTTTTACTTCATTGTAAATCCGGCCTATGTATTCTCCCAAAATTCCGACACAGATAAGTTGCACACCGCCAAGAAATAGAATGGCAATCATTAACGCTGTCCAGCCTTCAACCCAGGTATCAGTAAAAAGGCGCATGCCGATAGCATAAATGATTCCTCCAAGTGCGATACAGGCAGCTAACATGCCTAAGCCAATTGATATCTGCAAGGGTTTGGTTGAAAAGGATAGTATTCCGTCGGTGGCAAAACGTAACATTTTTCGCAGTGGATATTTGCTTTCACCGGCAAAACGTTTGGCTCGGTTGTAGGGCACGGCAATCTGTTTAAAGCCAACCCAGCTGACCATGCCGCGTACAAATCGATCGCGTTCTGGCATTGCTTTCAGGGACTCGACAACTGGTCGTGTCATAAGACGGAAATCACCTGTATCCAGAGGAATCGGAACATCGGAGAGCTTGTTTAGCAAACGGTAAAAAACCTGTGCGCTATAACGCTTAAAGGCAGACTCTCCTGAACGTCTGCTCCGGGTACCATATACAACATCATACCCTGCTTTCCATTTCTCTATCATTTGATGAATAACGTCGGGCGGGTCCTGTAAATCGGCATCAATAAGCACAACTGCATCGCCTTTTGCCGCATCTATTCCTGCAGTGACGGCAACCTGATGACCAAAATTTCTGGTGAAGCTGATAACTTTAATTTTGCGGTCTTTAATTGCAGCAGCGCGTAATTGTGCAAGCGTATTGTCCTCACTGCCATCATCAACAAATATAAGTTCTGTTTCTAGATCAACACACTCAGTGCAGAATGCTTTAATTTTGCGTATTGTTTCCAGTATCACTAATTCTTCGTTGTAACAGGGAATGATTAGCGATAATAGGGGTAATGAGGCATCATTCTGTTGTTTTGAGGGCTGTATAGGCATAAATAAGGCTTAATATCTTTGTCGTTTAGTTAAAACTATGTTCGTTCCCAGGCAAATAATTGTCAGTATACTCTTATTTATAATCTCTTATAGGAAGTCGTATTGATTTGGACAAGGTTGAAAACGCATTTGAATTACAGTGCCCACATAGCAATGAAAGATTAATAAAAGCGCGTTGAATGATTAAAGGCTATGTAAGGCAAATGTTTATTTGCATCATCTAGGGGCTCTGTATGACGGCTGAGTTAGTATGACTATCTATACTTGAAAGTAGTGATTTTAATTTATCAGTGTACTGCGCTAAGTCAGTTTTTCCATGCCAGACTATTTTTTGCTGATGCGTATTTAGTTTAAATTTAGGTGTCGCTACTATCCATCCATTTTGACTGGTGGCAGTCAGGGAAATTTGAGTTTTATCTTGTATATTTATTGGAAACGCGCCTTGATCCGGTATATCAACGATAGAATATTGTAATCTATTTGGCTTTTCTCTCCATAAGGTTGCCGAGTAGCTTATGCCTTTAGGTTGAAAAAGCCAGTTTAGTCGTCCTTGCTCCTGACTAAATGTGATCTGCAACATTTGGTCTTTTCCCGAGTTTAGAAGGTTTAGTGAGTTATTGATGATGGGCTTGATATTGACAGGGCTAAAAGTGCCATTATGATATTGAAGAAACTGGATAGCAGAAAGATCTATTTGATGGTCATGGGCAATTTGATCTAATAGTAATAAACTATTTAACTTATTGACAAAAATAAGTGCCGGAGCGGGAATGTGTTTTTTTGAATTATCATATGCGCGGCGAGCTTCTGAACCAACAAAAGCCCAGTAATTTCCATTTTCATTCGCATCCAGGATCAGTGCTTGCTTGGAAAAGTCTGTTTCTAATGCAAAATGATACATCGCTTCTGATAATTGTACGTCACCCGT
Encoded here:
- a CDS encoding NAD(P)/FAD-dependent oxidoreductase; this translates as MNMTLNTQPHVAIIGGGFTGLAAAYELTKQGIQVSVHESEAEIGGLASAFDVQGEKLDRFYHHWFTNDQHVMQLIDELGLKENVSINATNTGVYYANNFFKLSTPWDLLNFTPLPFLDRIRLGLLALRARRVKNWQELEDKTAAEWLKELGGENVYRIVWEPLLKGKFGPVAEEISAVWFWNKLKLRGGSRGKGGEERLAYFKGGFVALAEALAVNIQAQGGLVSTRSKVSAIHPVAKQWQITSSSGTYTVDHVLVTTALPLVADMIQGWADSDYLASLRRINYLANVCLVLELKHLLSNTYWLNVNDPSFPFVGVIEHTNFERPETYAGRHIVYLSKYLPHTDALYQMTADEVLDYALPYLQKMFPALQRDWILAHHVWKARWSQPVVEKNYSQIIPSHEGPVPGLYLCSMAQIYPEDRGTNYAIREGRSIGKRLATKIIIQK
- a CDS encoding glycosyltransferase family 2 protein → MPIQPSKQQNDASLPLLSLIIPCYNEELVILETIRKIKAFCTECVDLETELIFVDDGSEDNTLAQLRAAAIKDRKIKVISFTRNFGHQVAVTAGIDAAKGDAVVLIDADLQDPPDVIHQMIEKWKAGYDVVYGTRSRRSGESAFKRYSAQVFYRLLNKLSDVPIPLDTGDFRLMTRPVVESLKAMPERDRFVRGMVSWVGFKQIAVPYNRAKRFAGESKYPLRKMLRFATDGILSFSTKPLQISIGLGMLAACIALGGIIYAIGMRLFTDTWVEGWTALMIAILFLGGVQLICVGILGEYIGRIYNEVKQRPLYIVKEYLGFSNEEPVNSHSPIVKRK
- a CDS encoding lysylphosphatidylglycerol synthase transmembrane domain-containing protein, which gives rise to MKATQMARITLGLVFASFFIWLIAKQVNFAELSSVLANTNPEWIFAALVAFCCGYACRIARWRKMLLQDSPTLSFKNCAGPLLASFAVNNVLPFRSGDVMRAFAFNRQLKTSSGIVLASLFVERLLDLLMVLLMLGAALTMFHLDFERFAGVGSMMLISLSLLIILVLLFPRLFTPLIRVLNRIIIKLSPGFGYKLAVEINKGLNTLLHLAKKGTMLKLILWSCAAWLSEGMLFWCVAMALLPAIELTQAAWLALPVGTLATLIPGTPGYIGTFDYFTIKAMTSLGNTTAASTAYALLVHALLWLPPTLTGGLYLLANNIQKPRIKNEYDT